A window of the Flavobacterium sangjuense genome harbors these coding sequences:
- a CDS encoding ABC transporter ATP-binding protein → MKLLYAYLKKHKLLLFFALLMAAINICFSLSDSVITGKLMQDCGVGISKYKGNEIGFIKSLSFWLGLSLGAAMISRITKNFQDYFTNIVIQRTGAEMYTDGIKKSLDLPYEEFEDQRSGETLSKLTKVRSDSEKLITLSISLIFQTVIGFIFVIVYVGNIDYRISIIFLITAPIIALISSYLGKKIKIVSRKIVTQTNSLAGSTTESLRNIELVKSLGLTYQEEKRLNLNTLKILQLELQKIRFIRSLSFIQGTTVHFLRTCVVFTLYYFLFGDKIIVGDLLTMVFFTFFIFGPLQELGSFIIALNETKVSMENFKELLNAPKEFRPKNAKHVGDIQALHFSNVSFKHKTAKHPAVEDITFDIKQGETVAFVGPSGAGKTTLVKLLVGLYPPAKGHVKYNSIDSSEIDLLDLRKQLGFVTQDAQLFSGTIRENLLFVKPSATDEELLEVLHKASCDKLLARAEDGLNSTIGEGGIKVSGGEKQRLSIARAILRNPNLLIFDEATSALDSITEEEINATIRNISDKNRITVLIAHRLSTVMHADKIFVLEQGRIIEQGKHEALIEEKGLYYAMWRQQIGERKKE, encoded by the coding sequence ATGAAACTACTATACGCTTATCTCAAAAAACATAAACTGCTCTTGTTTTTTGCGCTGTTGATGGCTGCAATAAACATTTGCTTTAGCTTATCCGATTCGGTAATCACCGGTAAATTGATGCAGGATTGCGGTGTTGGCATCTCAAAATACAAAGGCAACGAAATTGGTTTCATTAAGTCACTTTCTTTTTGGCTTGGCTTATCACTTGGTGCAGCTATGATTTCCAGAATTACCAAAAACTTCCAGGATTATTTTACCAATATCGTAATCCAAAGAACTGGTGCCGAAATGTACACTGACGGAATTAAAAAATCATTGGATTTGCCTTATGAAGAATTTGAAGACCAACGAAGTGGCGAAACTTTAAGTAAGTTAACCAAAGTACGTTCCGATTCCGAAAAGCTGATTACACTTTCTATTTCATTGATATTTCAAACGGTAATCGGATTCATTTTTGTGATTGTTTATGTTGGAAATATTGATTACAGAATCTCGATTATCTTTTTGATTACGGCTCCGATTATTGCACTTATTAGTTCGTATTTGGGTAAAAAGATAAAAATCGTTTCCCGAAAAATCGTCACACAAACCAATTCGTTAGCGGGTTCAACAACCGAAAGTTTGCGAAATATTGAATTGGTAAAAAGTTTGGGATTAACCTATCAGGAAGAAAAACGTCTGAATTTAAACACGTTGAAAATCCTGCAACTCGAATTACAAAAAATTCGTTTTATCAGAAGTTTAAGTTTCATACAAGGAACTACGGTTCATTTTTTACGAACGTGTGTAGTGTTTACGCTGTATTATTTCTTGTTTGGTGACAAAATAATTGTTGGTGATTTATTGACGATGGTATTTTTTACCTTCTTTATTTTTGGGCCTTTACAGGAATTGGGTTCGTTTATTATTGCATTGAATGAAACCAAAGTTTCTATGGAAAATTTCAAAGAATTATTGAATGCACCAAAAGAATTTCGTCCTAAAAATGCCAAGCATGTTGGCGACATTCAAGCGTTACATTTCTCCAATGTTAGTTTCAAACACAAAACGGCAAAACATCCCGCAGTGGAAGACATTACTTTCGATATCAAGCAAGGCGAAACAGTTGCTTTTGTTGGTCCGTCAGGAGCAGGAAAAACAACTTTGGTAAAACTTTTGGTTGGATTGTATCCGCCGGCAAAAGGCCATGTGAAATACAACTCAATTGATTCTTCTGAAATAGATTTATTGGATTTGAGAAAACAACTCGGATTCGTAACTCAGGATGCACAATTGTTTTCGGGAACAATCAGGGAAAATTTATTGTTTGTAAAACCATCAGCAACCGATGAAGAATTATTGGAAGTCTTGCACAAAGCCAGCTGTGACAAATTATTAGCGCGTGCCGAAGACGGTTTGAATTCAACCATTGGCGAAGGTGGAATCAAAGTTTCCGGTGGCGAAAAGCAACGTTTATCTATTGCACGCGCCATTTTAAGAAACCCTAATTTATTGATATTTGATGAAGCAACCTCAGCTTTAGATTCGATTACAGAAGAAGAAATTAATGCTACGATTAGAAATATTTCAGACAAAAACAGAATCACCGTTTTAATTGCCCACCGATTGTCAACGGTAATGCACGCAGATAAGATATTTGTATTGGAACAAGGCCGAATCATCGAGCAAGGTAAACACGAAGCTTTGATAGAAGAAAAAGGTCTCTACTACGCGATGTGGCGTCAGCAGATTGGAGAGCGTAAAAAAGAATAA